From a single Brassica oleracea var. oleracea cultivar TO1000 chromosome C5, BOL, whole genome shotgun sequence genomic region:
- the LOC106294177 gene encoding LOW QUALITY PROTEIN: uncharacterized protein LOC106294177 (The sequence of the model RefSeq protein was modified relative to this genomic sequence to represent the inferred CDS: inserted 2 bases in 1 codon), giving the protein MEESSSIIAKLLLLTTLVTILVISRANEELMMQLCHNSDNLTLCLRSLRADPTAPKGDQVELARIILRCVNSHLITLTNNTSALAWKHRRSPKAASALKQCGLGYATAKRGVGKVDAQLIAGDYDKAAYDVSMTVEAPPVSCRXPVVTLNFNLPSSFRYHTEVYLALTQAPLRIIDRF; this is encoded by the exons ATGGAGGAGTCTTCTTCTATTATAGCAAAGCTTCTTCTCCTCACCACACTTGTTACCATATTGGTTATCTCCAGAGCTAACGAAGAGCTAATGATGCAACTATGCCACAACTCCGACAACCTCACCTTGTGTCTTCGCTCTCTGAGAGCAGACCCAACTGCTCCAAAAGGCGACCAAGTCGAACTGGCTCGCATCATCCTCAGATGCGTCAACTCTCACCTCATCACCCTCACCAACAACACTTCCGCTTTGGCCTGGAAGCACCGCCGGAGTCCCAAGGCTGCATCCGCGTTGAAACAGTGTGGTTTGGGTTACGCGACGGCAAAGCGTGGCGTGGGAAAGGTAGACGCTCAGTTAATAGCAGGAGATTACGACAAGGCTGCGTATGACGTCAGCATGACGGTGGAGGCTCCTCCGGTCTCGTGCCG GCCTGTGGTGACACTGAATTTTAATTTGCCCTCGAGTTTCCGTTACCATACAGAGGTTTACTTGGCGTTGACTCAAGCTCCGCTCAGGATCATTGATCGCTTCTAG